The window GCGAGAGCGGTCAGTTCGAGGCCCGCCCGATAGTCGTCCCCTTTTTTCTTCCTGCTCGAATGATTGTCCACAGCGTCCTCGAAAGATGTCGCCTTTCACCGGGAAAGGTCGGCTGGCATCACCCGGCCGAAACTCTCACATGGTCACGTTTACTCCTGATTCTGTGGGATTTAGCGTCTGGAAGTCCCTGTGCTCGTGCCGTGGCATACGCCTTGCCCCTACAAATAACGTCGCCAAACAGAGGCGTCAGGAGGAATAGACAGATGAAACGACTTACACATTGGAGCCTGAGCATTCTCACCGTCATCATCATGGTGCTCGCGGCAGCCTGCGTCAGCAGCGACGATCCCAACAAGAGAGCCAAGAAGGGCGCAGCGATCGGCGCCGTGACCGGAGCCGCAGCCGGAGCCGTGATCGGAAATCAGTCAGATAACCCGAAGACCGGTGCTGTGGTCGGTGCGGCCGTCGGAGCCGGAGTCGGAGCTGCGATCGGTCACATGATGGACAAACAGCAGCAGGAGCTCGAGCGGATCGAGGGCGTCGAAGTCACCCGAACTGCCGAAGACGAGATCAACGTGGTCATGGAGAACGACATCCTGTTCGACTTCGACTCGGCGGCACTTCGGGCCGATAGTCGTCAGTCGCTCAGAGACATGGCGAGCGTTTTCGTCGAGTATCCCGACACGCGTATCGACATCAGCGGCCATACCGATTCGGTCGGGTCGGCCTCTTACAACCAGAATCTCTCCGAGGAGCGGGCGCGGGCAGTGACGCGCTACCTGACTTCCCAGGGAGTTTCGCCGACGCGAATCACCGCCCGAGGGTATGGCGAATCGCTGCCGACCTCGTCCAACGAAACGGCAGCCGGCCGCCAGCTCAACAGAAGGGTCGAGATCCAGATCACGGCCATTCCTCAGGGCTGAACCAGGAGCAGCAGCCGATGTTGGGAAAAGCGGGACTTCGGTCCCGCTTTTTTCATGTCGGAAAAGCCCACCCCCGATCTCTGGTAGACTGAGTTGCTCTCGCCGAGCGCCGACTGATACGAGGGAGGAATCGCCGCTTGATTACGGGCTACAACACCGATATCAAGCATAACGACAAGGTCTTTCACGTCCAGACAGAGGATAAGGGAAACAACAATCCCGTCATCGAATCGCTCATTTACGTGGGTGGCGAAATTCTGGCGTCGACAAAGACCTCGTATGCTGAGCGCCTGGCGGCCGGTGCTGACGAAAAGATCATCGGCGAGCTGATGGAGCTTCAGCACAAGAAGATGATCGCTGCCATCAAGCGCGGTCGTTTCGACAAGAAGCTCGTGGGCGAAGTGATCATGCCCGCCAAGACGGTCGCACAACCCATTCCCGAGCAGGACGAAGCCGAGGAAAAAGACCTGCTCGAAGACAGCGGCAGTCGCAGTCTCGATCAGGTGATCCTCGATTACCTGGCGTCCGAAGCGGAAAGTGAGCATCTCGAGCTG is drawn from Acidobacteriota bacterium and contains these coding sequences:
- a CDS encoding OmpA family protein, giving the protein MKRLTHWSLSILTVIIMVLAAACVSSDDPNKRAKKGAAIGAVTGAAAGAVIGNQSDNPKTGAVVGAAVGAGVGAAIGHMMDKQQQELERIEGVEVTRTAEDEINVVMENDILFDFDSAALRADSRQSLRDMASVFVEYPDTRIDISGHTDSVGSASYNQNLSEERARAVTRYLTSQGVSPTRITARGYGESLPTSSNETAAGRQLNRRVEIQITAIPQG